Part of the Dethiobacter alkaliphilus AHT 1 genome, TGGTGAGGCGCAGACCGGATGACCATGACCGCCGCCGGACATTACTCTACCTCACCGCAGACGGCAAAGACTATTTTGCAAAGATGATGAAGCGGCATGAAAATATGTTTACCGAAATTATATCTACACTCTCTCCCGAAGACATTAAGCGTATCCGCCACGGGCTGCGGGACGTTGTTGACGGACTGAAGAAAATCTGACGGAGGCTTTTTTATGGTATCGACCAAACAACTGGCAGAAGGAAATATACCCAATCTGATTATGAAGTTTTCCGGGCCGGCCATTGTGGGGATGGTGGTAATGTCCATTTACAATGTGGTGGACCGGATTTTTATCGGCCGCTACGTTGGCTCGCTGGGCTTGGCAGGTGTAACCGTTTCGTTTCCGTTAATGACGGTAATCATGGCTTTGTCCATGCTGGTGGGCATCGGCGCCACCGCCCTGATTTCCATTCGCTTAGGAGAGCAAAAAAACAGTGAAGCAGAAAAAGTGATGGGCAATGCCCTGGCTCTCTTTCTTCTGGTATCTCTGGTCCTGACTGTTTTTGGCCTGGCCTTTCTTGACCCGCTTCTGACCCTCTTTGGTGCCAGCGCCAATGTATTGCCCTATGCCCGGGACTACATGCAGATTATCCTGTGGGGCTGTGTTTTTCAGATCCTCAGCTTTGGCGTTAACAATTTTATCCGCGCCGAAGGAAATCCTCATATTGCCATGTTTACCATGGTAATCGGTGCGGTGCTCAACATTATTCTTGATGCGGTGCTGATTCTCGGCCTGGATATGGGCGTAGCCGGCGCGGCATTGGCCACCATCATCTCCCAGGCAGTTTCTGCGGCCTACGTTATGTACTACTTTTTGCGGGGGAAAAGCCTTTTAAAGTTCCGCCCCGGTTGCCTGCGGCTGCAGCGTGTACTGGTAAATGAGATTGTGGCCGTAGGCGCTCCTGCATTTCTCAAGCAAATTGCCACCAGCCTGATTGTGGTTATTCTTAATAACAGTTTGCTTCATTACGGCGGAGATATGGCTATTTCTGCCTTCGGTGCCATCCACAGCATC contains:
- a CDS encoding MATE family efflux transporter, which produces MVSTKQLAEGNIPNLIMKFSGPAIVGMVVMSIYNVVDRIFIGRYVGSLGLAGVTVSFPLMTVIMALSMLVGIGATALISIRLGEQKNSEAEKVMGNALALFLLVSLVLTVFGLAFLDPLLTLFGASANVLPYARDYMQIILWGCVFQILSFGVNNFIRAEGNPHIAMFTMVIGAVLNIILDAVLILGLDMGVAGAALATIISQAVSAAYVMYYFLRGKSLLKFRPGCLRLQRVLVNEIVAVGAPAFLKQIATSLIVVILNNSLLHYGGDMAISAFGAIHSILVLILMPIFGISQGIQPIIGYNYGAKKFERVKQTLYLGILVSTGIVLAAFVAIVLVPERFIALFSTDAELVAIGSAGLRGFLAFLPIIGFQITGANYFQAVGKPRQAVFLNLSRQVLLFIPALLILPRYYGLAGIWMVGPVADFFSSVITAICLVIEVRYLDQQEREYTLRAQFDAQ